The following are encoded in a window of Flavobacteriales bacterium genomic DNA:
- a CDS encoding valine--tRNA ligase — protein MSETDIPKRFEPAASEAKWYAHWMDKGYFRSVPDEREPYTVVIPPPNVTGVLHMGHMLNNTIQDVLVRRARMLGKNACWVPGTDHASIATEAKVVRMLQEQGIKKGEIGREKFLEHAFAWKEKYGGVILEQLKKLGASCDWERTRFTMEPDLSEAVIDVFIDLHSKGLVYRGLRMVNWDPQALTAVSDEEVIHKEVNSRLYHVRYKVEGTADEWVTIATTRPETILGDTAVAVHPEDERYAQLKGRRVLVPLIGRSIPVIFDEYVEREFGTGALKVTPAHDVNDHELGKKHGLETIDILEPNGTLSAAAQLYVGEDRFAVRKKIVKDLEEQGHLVKVEDIRNKVGYSERTDAVIEPRLSLQWFVKMAELAKPALEVVRDGRVKLHPQKFANTYTYWMENVRDWCISRQLWWGQRVPAWYNEHGDVAVCRTEAEAIAQFKAAGRSTTGIRQDDDVVDTWFSSWLWPISVFDGFKDPVNKDIKYYYPTNDLVTAPEILFFWVARMIMAGMEYRHEVPFKNVYLTGIVRDKQGRKMSKSLGNSPDPLELIEKFGADGVRTGMLFSSPAGNDLPFDESLCEQGRNFSNKIWNAFRLVKGWHIADQEQSEANAAAVAWMRSRVQRATTELDGLYDQFRISEALMTTYKLIWDDLCSWYLESIKPPFVDGVAQPIDAATHEATIALFEDVLKLLHPYMPFLTEELWHHLRARKEGEDIIVAAWPKGGEGDAKLEAEVKHAFDLVSAVRNTRNERGMSPKDALDIQVCGTAPMRAGVSALVNKLANVGAITAVEKAGEGAVTFLVGTTEYAIDLGSNVDPAAEAKKAEEELTYLRGFLASVDKKLGNERFVAGAPPQVLENERRKKADAEAKIKALEERLAVLR, from the coding sequence ATGAGCGAAACCGACATCCCCAAACGCTTCGAACCCGCCGCCAGCGAGGCGAAGTGGTATGCCCACTGGATGGACAAGGGCTACTTCCGCAGTGTGCCGGACGAGCGTGAGCCTTACACCGTGGTGATCCCGCCGCCCAACGTGACGGGCGTGTTGCACATGGGGCACATGCTCAACAACACCATCCAGGATGTGCTGGTGCGCCGCGCCCGCATGCTGGGGAAGAACGCCTGCTGGGTGCCCGGCACTGACCACGCCTCCATCGCCACCGAGGCCAAGGTGGTCCGCATGCTGCAGGAGCAGGGGATCAAGAAGGGCGAGATCGGCCGGGAGAAATTCCTGGAGCATGCCTTTGCCTGGAAGGAGAAGTATGGCGGGGTGATCCTGGAGCAATTGAAGAAGCTCGGTGCCAGCTGCGACTGGGAACGCACGCGCTTCACCATGGAGCCCGACCTCAGCGAGGCCGTCATCGACGTGTTCATCGACCTGCACAGCAAGGGCCTCGTCTATCGCGGCCTGCGCATGGTGAACTGGGACCCCCAGGCCCTCACCGCCGTGAGCGATGAGGAGGTGATCCACAAGGAGGTGAACTCCAGGTTGTATCACGTACGCTACAAGGTGGAAGGCACGGCCGATGAATGGGTGACCATCGCCACCACGCGCCCCGAGACCATCCTCGGTGATACCGCCGTGGCCGTGCATCCGGAGGATGAGCGCTACGCCCAACTGAAAGGCAGGCGTGTGCTCGTGCCGTTGATCGGGCGCAGCATCCCGGTGATCTTCGATGAGTACGTGGAGCGCGAGTTCGGCACCGGTGCCTTGAAGGTGACACCCGCGCACGACGTGAACGACCACGAGCTTGGGAAGAAGCACGGCCTGGAGACCATCGACATCCTGGAGCCCAACGGCACGCTGAGCGCCGCAGCGCAACTGTACGTGGGCGAGGACCGCTTCGCCGTGCGCAAGAAGATCGTGAAGGACCTGGAGGAGCAGGGCCACCTGGTGAAGGTGGAGGACATCAGGAACAAGGTGGGCTACAGCGAGCGCACCGATGCGGTGATCGAGCCGCGCCTCAGCCTGCAATGGTTCGTGAAGATGGCCGAGCTCGCCAAGCCCGCGCTGGAGGTGGTGCGCGATGGCCGCGTGAAGCTGCATCCGCAGAAGTTCGCCAACACCTACACGTACTGGATGGAGAACGTGCGCGACTGGTGCATCAGCCGCCAGCTGTGGTGGGGGCAGCGCGTGCCGGCATGGTACAATGAGCACGGCGATGTGGCCGTGTGCAGGACCGAGGCCGAGGCCATCGCGCAGTTCAAAGCGGCGGGCCGGAGCACCACCGGCATCAGGCAGGACGACGACGTGGTGGACACATGGTTCAGCAGTTGGCTGTGGCCCATCAGCGTGTTCGACGGTTTCAAGGACCCGGTGAACAAGGACATCAAGTACTACTACCCCACCAACGACCTGGTGACCGCACCCGAGATCCTCTTCTTCTGGGTGGCGCGCATGATCATGGCGGGCATGGAGTACAGGCACGAGGTGCCCTTCAAGAACGTGTACCTCACCGGCATCGTGCGCGACAAGCAAGGCCGCAAGATGAGCAAGAGCCTGGGCAACAGCCCCGACCCGCTGGAGCTGATCGAGAAGTTCGGCGCCGATGGCGTGCGCACCGGCATGCTCTTCTCCTCACCGGCCGGCAACGACCTGCCCTTCGATGAGAGCCTCTGCGAGCAGGGCCGCAACTTCAGCAACAAGATCTGGAACGCGTTCAGGCTGGTGAAGGGTTGGCACATCGCGGATCAGGAACAGTCCGAAGCGAACGCCGCCGCCGTGGCCTGGATGCGCAGCCGGGTGCAGCGCGCCACCACCGAACTCGATGGCCTCTACGACCAGTTCCGCATCAGCGAGGCCTTGATGACCACCTACAAGCTGATCTGGGACGACCTGTGCAGCTGGTACCTGGAGAGCATCAAACCGCCCTTCGTGGACGGCGTGGCGCAGCCGATCGATGCCGCCACCCACGAGGCCACCATCGCGCTCTTCGAGGATGTGCTGAAGCTGCTGCACCCCTACATGCCCTTCCTCACCGAGGAGTTGTGGCACCACCTGCGTGCGCGCAAGGAAGGGGAGGACATCATCGTGGCCGCGTGGCCGAAGGGTGGCGAAGGCGATGCGAAGCTGGAGGCCGAGGTGAAGCACGCGTTCGATCTGGTGAGCGCCGTGCGCAACACGCGCAACGAGCGCGGCATGAGCCCGAAGGATGCGCTGGACATACAGGTATGCGGCACCGCACCGATGCGCGCAGGAGTGTCCGCCCTGGTGAACAAGCTGGCCAACGTGGGTGCCATCACCGCCGTGGAGAAGGCCGGCGAGGGTGCCGTGACCTTCCTCGTGGGCACCACCGAGTATGCCATCGACCTGGGCAGCAACGTGGACCCCGCCGCTGAAGCGAAGAAGGCCGAGGAGGAACTCACCTACCTGCGCGGATTCCTGGCCAGCGTGGACAAGAAGCTGGGCAACGAGCGCTTCGTGGCCGGTGCGCCGCCGCAGGTGCTGGAGAACGAGCGAAGGAAGAAGGCGGACGCCGAGGCGAAGATCAAGGCGCTGGAGGAGCGGTTGGCGGTGTTGCGGTGA
- a CDS encoding DUF1573 domain-containing protein — protein sequence MKTLLSSFAFLAMAAMATAQDAKPVGGSGPMISVDKEVHDYGTIPQGANGTCEFTVTNTGDAPLILTNCKGSCGCTVPKCETEPIKPGQKTTITVKYDTKRVGPINKSVTISSNAVNAPEKIVRIKGTVEASAETPASPMKEQSPMAPVNN from the coding sequence ATGAAAACCCTCCTTTCCTCCTTCGCCTTCCTCGCCATGGCCGCCATGGCGACCGCCCAAGACGCCAAGCCCGTGGGCGGCTCCGGTCCGATGATCTCGGTGGACAAGGAAGTGCACGATTACGGCACGATCCCCCAGGGCGCCAACGGCACCTGCGAATTCACGGTGACCAACACCGGCGACGCCCCGCTGATCCTCACCAACTGCAAGGGCAGCTGCGGCTGCACGGTGCCCAAGTGCGAGACCGAGCCCATCAAGCCCGGCCAGAAGACCACCATCACGGTGAAGTACGACACCAAGCGCGTGGGGCCGATCAACAAGAGCGTCACCATCAGCAGCAACGCGGTGAACGCACCGGAGAAGATCGTGCGCATCAAGGGCACGGTGGAAGCCAGCGCCGAAACGCCCGCTTCGCCCATGAAGGAGCAGAGCCCGATGGCCCCTGTGAACAACTGA
- a CDS encoding pyridoxal phosphate-dependent aminotransferase, whose translation MPAISAKGRLMPASPIRKLVPFAEAAKARGTKVIHLNIGQPDIATPEVALDAIRNLDRTVIEYSHSAGYESYRRGLAAYYEQHGIHVTHEDIIVTNGGSEALLYGIMACFEPGDELIIPEPYYANYNSFAIAAGVKVVPVRSSIHDGFALPPIDAFEALITPRTKGILICNPGNPTGYLYSQAELDTLRGIVLKHDLFLFADEVYREFCYDGAKHVSAMTLPGLDQHVVLVDSVSKRYSMCGARVGAFITRNKELYATVLKFAQARLSPPTFGQIASEAALRTPRTYFDQVVNEYVQRRDILVDGLNTVPGVTCPKPKGAFYCVAELPIDDADIFCQWLLESFSHEGHTVMMAPCSGFYAEPATGKQQVRLAYVLEQPLLQRAVACLRKALEEYPGTVRRADTASARA comes from the coding sequence ATGCCAGCCATCTCAGCCAAGGGGCGCCTGATGCCCGCCTCTCCCATCCGCAAGCTGGTGCCCTTCGCCGAAGCCGCCAAAGCGCGCGGCACCAAGGTGATCCACCTCAACATCGGGCAGCCCGACATCGCCACACCGGAAGTGGCCCTGGACGCTATACGGAACCTGGACCGCACCGTGATCGAGTACAGCCACTCGGCGGGCTATGAGAGCTACCGCCGCGGGCTGGCGGCCTATTACGAGCAGCACGGCATCCACGTCACACACGAGGACATCATCGTCACCAATGGTGGCAGTGAAGCATTGCTCTATGGCATCATGGCCTGCTTCGAGCCGGGCGATGAACTGATCATACCCGAACCCTACTACGCCAACTACAACAGCTTCGCGATCGCCGCCGGTGTGAAGGTGGTACCCGTGCGCAGCAGCATCCACGATGGATTCGCGCTGCCCCCGATCGACGCTTTCGAGGCCTTGATCACCCCGCGCACCAAGGGCATCCTCATCTGCAACCCCGGCAACCCCACCGGCTACCTCTACAGCCAGGCCGAACTGGACACCCTGCGGGGCATCGTGCTGAAGCATGATCTGTTCCTCTTCGCCGACGAGGTGTATCGCGAGTTCTGCTACGATGGCGCCAAGCACGTGAGCGCGATGACGCTGCCCGGCCTGGACCAGCATGTGGTGCTGGTGGACAGCGTGAGCAAACGCTACAGCATGTGCGGCGCGCGCGTGGGGGCCTTCATCACGCGCAACAAGGAATTGTACGCCACGGTGCTGAAGTTCGCCCAGGCCCGGCTGAGCCCGCCCACCTTCGGGCAGATCGCCAGCGAAGCCGCGCTGCGCACTCCCCGGACCTACTTCGATCAGGTGGTGAACGAATACGTTCAGCGTCGCGACATCCTGGTGGATGGTCTCAACACCGTCCCAGGCGTGACCTGCCCCAAGCCCAAGGGCGCCTTCTATTGCGTGGCCGAATTGCCCATCGACGACGCCGACATCTTCTGCCAGTGGCTGCTGGAATCCTTCAGCCACGAAGGCCATACGGTGATGATGGCCCCATGCAGCGGCTTCTATGCCGAACCGGCCACCGGCAAACAACAGGTGCGCCTGGCCTATGTGCTGGAGCAGCCGCTGTTGCAGCGCGCGGTGGCGTGCCTGCGCAAGGCGTTGGAGGAGTATCCCGGCACTGTGCGCCGAGCCGATACCGCCAGCGCCAGAGCGTGA
- a CDS encoding T9SS type A sorting domain-containing protein, with amino-acid sequence MDERITLTLAAAAFSGALLAQTATNTCDYNAGNQYAVNTSCVFQTFNKPNSFTATMNPANCNGSNNDDAFGWFTATGTMTAVTYDPDDNHRPIVHVFTGACGSLTQVACFSAAANGNNAELVFATTPGTDYMIRVQRHNTDNAMNGRICIWTPPAFDECAGAITLPVTPSCVMQTFSNMSATRSATTPNPTCGPGVTNLNTFDVWFRFTTPMSGNILIDTQAGSLNNGHMQLYAGTCNGLTTVQCNSDAGPGNMPRIDRRCDPLDPFTTYYIRFWGNNGQRGIFNICISGDDVFPTPQEDCVGGLTICSDQSFSNTTNYTGCTTDLNASNRGCLAGNERQGTWYYFSPATSGTIEFTITPVANIDFDYAIWGPMTQITCPPVGQPLRCSWAWPPAVPGYPGAAAYLTGLGNGAMDVSEGSSGTDVDGFTAPLPVQAGEIYVLYIDNYDITGQHFTFDWNLYDGCTLDCMILPVELVAFGAETRPDHVAITWSTQVENQTDHFIVERAGDDLQFTAIGQVQAAGYSIGLRDYHLDDRSPLQGTNYYRLRQTDLDGSVTYSQVASAMFHRVFHGITLRPNPARQRVQLDVEVPQDGAYLIQLIDARGSVLGQATHVITKGGNTLGIELEGFDSGAYMVRLLTPDGSPFAHGRFIKE; translated from the coding sequence ATGGACGAGCGCATCACCCTCACGCTGGCAGCCGCCGCATTTTCTGGTGCACTATTGGCCCAGACGGCCACGAACACCTGCGACTACAATGCGGGCAACCAGTACGCGGTGAACACCAGTTGCGTGTTCCAGACCTTCAACAAGCCGAACTCGTTCACGGCTACCATGAACCCCGCCAATTGCAACGGCAGCAACAACGACGACGCCTTCGGCTGGTTCACCGCCACCGGCACCATGACGGCCGTGACCTACGACCCGGACGACAACCACCGGCCCATCGTGCATGTGTTCACCGGCGCCTGCGGATCGCTGACCCAGGTGGCCTGTTTCAGCGCCGCAGCCAATGGCAACAATGCCGAATTGGTCTTCGCCACCACACCGGGCACCGACTACATGATCAGGGTGCAGCGGCACAATACCGACAACGCCATGAACGGCCGCATCTGCATCTGGACACCGCCTGCCTTCGACGAATGCGCCGGTGCCATCACCCTGCCGGTGACGCCCAGCTGTGTGATGCAGACCTTCAGCAACATGAGCGCCACGCGGTCGGCCACCACGCCCAACCCCACCTGTGGCCCGGGCGTGACCAACCTGAACACCTTTGACGTGTGGTTCCGCTTCACCACCCCGATGAGCGGCAACATCCTGATCGACACCCAGGCGGGCAGCCTGAACAACGGCCACATGCAGCTCTACGCCGGCACCTGCAACGGTCTCACCACGGTGCAATGCAACAGCGACGCCGGGCCCGGCAACATGCCGCGCATCGACCGCCGCTGCGATCCGCTGGACCCCTTCACCACCTACTACATCCGCTTCTGGGGCAACAACGGACAACGCGGCATCTTCAACATCTGCATCAGCGGTGATGATGTATTCCCCACACCGCAGGAGGATTGCGTGGGCGGGCTGACGATCTGCAGCGACCAGAGTTTCTCCAACACCACCAACTACACCGGCTGCACCACCGACCTCAACGCCAGCAACCGAGGCTGCCTGGCCGGCAACGAACGACAGGGCACCTGGTACTACTTCTCGCCCGCCACCTCGGGTACCATTGAATTCACCATCACACCCGTGGCGAACATCGACTTCGACTACGCCATCTGGGGGCCGATGACCCAGATAACCTGCCCGCCTGTGGGGCAGCCCCTTCGATGCTCGTGGGCCTGGCCGCCGGCGGTGCCCGGCTATCCCGGCGCTGCGGCCTACCTCACAGGTTTGGGGAATGGGGCCATGGACGTGAGTGAAGGTTCCTCGGGCACGGATGTCGATGGATTCACAGCGCCACTGCCAGTGCAGGCTGGCGAGATCTACGTGCTCTACATCGACAACTACGACATCACGGGCCAGCACTTCACCTTCGATTGGAACCTGTATGACGGCTGCACGCTCGATTGCATGATCCTGCCTGTGGAACTGGTGGCCTTCGGCGCCGAAACGCGCCCGGACCATGTGGCCATCACCTGGAGCACCCAGGTGGAGAACCAGACCGACCACTTCATCGTGGAACGCGCCGGCGACGACCTCCAATTCACCGCCATCGGGCAGGTGCAGGCCGCAGGGTATTCCATCGGGCTGCGCGACTACCACCTGGATGACCGTTCCCCGCTCCAGGGCACCAACTACTACCGCTTGCGCCAGACGGACCTCGACGGTTCGGTGACCTACAGCCAGGTGGCCAGCGCCATGTTCCACCGGGTCTTCCATGGCATCACGCTGCGTCCCAATCCGGCCCGCCAGCGCGTACAACTCGATGTGGAAGTACCCCAGGACGGTGCCTACCTGATCCAACTGATCGATGCGCGAGGCAGTGTATTGGGCCAGGCCACCCATGTGATCACCAAGGGTGGCAACACACTGGGCATCGAACTGGAAGGCTTTGACAGCGGAGCCTACATGGTGCGCCTCCTGACCCCCGACGGCAGCCCCTTCGCCCACGGCCGTTTCATCAAGGAATAA
- a CDS encoding DUF1573 domain-containing protein — protein sequence MTKALLFTAAAMLTTSAFAQPNAKPVGGNGPMIEVDQMVYDYGTIQKGANGRGVFVVTNTGDAPLLLTNCQGSCGCTVPTCDTAPIKPGGKSEIVVQYDTQRVGPINKTVTINSNATNIRTLQVMIKGTVEDPTGAAPEQQRGANVPAEKR from the coding sequence ATGACCAAAGCCCTGCTCTTCACCGCCGCCGCGATGCTGACCACCTCAGCCTTCGCCCAGCCCAATGCCAAGCCCGTGGGAGGCAACGGCCCCATGATCGAGGTGGACCAGATGGTATACGACTATGGCACGATCCAGAAGGGTGCCAACGGCCGTGGTGTTTTCGTGGTGACCAATACCGGCGACGCCCCGCTGCTCCTCACCAACTGCCAGGGCAGCTGCGGCTGTACCGTACCCACCTGCGATACGGCCCCGATCAAACCCGGCGGCAAGAGCGAGATCGTGGTGCAATACGACACCCAGCGCGTGGGACCGATCAACAAGACGGTGACCATCAACAGCAACGCCACCAACATCCGCACCCTGCAGGTGATGATCAAGGGCACCGTGGAGGATCCCACCGGCGCCGCACCCGAGCAGCAACGTGGGGCGAACGTCCCGGCCGAGAAGCGCTGA
- a CDS encoding AbgT family transporter: MTSTATKRSFVDRFLSTVERIGNLLPHPATLFAGFALLVVLLSWVVAQFDVAVVHPGTGAEVRPFNLVSSEGLHMILTKMVTNFTGFAPLGTVLVALLGIGIAEGSGLIGAALRAVVLASPKKLLTFVIVFAGVISNTASEVGYVLLVPLAAVIFLAAGRHPLAGLAAAFAGVSGGYSANLLLGTIDPLLAGLSEEAARIIDKSYSVNPACNYYFMFVSTFLIAGLGTWTTEKLVVPRLGAYTGDEKPEEVRRATPQEKRGLRFAAVAILLFTAWLLWGLLPADGFLRDPKTFEILHSPFMSGIVALIFLSAAVAGIAYGIGAGTFRNDSDVMKGMAKSMETLGSYIVLVFFAAQFVAYFNWTNLGLIMAIKGAAFLQALNLGPIPLMLAFVLVAAMINLVMGSASAKWAIMAPVFIPMFMLLGYSPEFTQMAYRVGDSVTNIISPMMSYFALIVAFIARYDKKAGIGTVISTMLPYSVVFLIGWSLLLIVWVLLELPIGPGAPLYVPLP; the protein is encoded by the coding sequence ATGACCAGCACCGCCACCAAGCGCTCCTTCGTGGACCGCTTCCTGTCCACGGTCGAACGCATCGGCAACCTGCTGCCCCATCCCGCGACGCTCTTCGCCGGCTTCGCGCTGCTGGTGGTGCTGCTCAGTTGGGTGGTGGCCCAGTTCGATGTGGCGGTGGTCCATCCCGGCACGGGCGCCGAGGTGCGGCCCTTCAACCTGGTGAGCAGTGAGGGTCTGCACATGATCCTCACGAAAATGGTGACCAACTTCACCGGCTTCGCGCCGCTGGGCACCGTGCTGGTGGCCCTGCTGGGCATCGGCATCGCCGAGGGCAGCGGACTGATCGGGGCCGCCTTGCGCGCCGTGGTCCTGGCCTCGCCGAAGAAGCTGCTCACCTTCGTCATCGTCTTCGCCGGCGTGATCAGCAACACGGCCAGTGAAGTGGGCTATGTGCTGCTGGTGCCCCTGGCGGCCGTGATCTTCCTCGCCGCAGGGCGCCATCCGCTGGCGGGGTTGGCCGCGGCCTTCGCTGGCGTAAGCGGTGGCTACAGCGCCAATCTCCTGCTGGGCACCATCGACCCCCTGCTGGCCGGCCTCAGCGAGGAAGCCGCACGCATCATCGACAAGAGCTATTCGGTGAACCCCGCGTGCAACTACTACTTCATGTTCGTCAGCACCTTCCTCATCGCCGGTCTCGGCACCTGGACCACCGAGAAGCTGGTGGTGCCCCGGCTGGGCGCTTACACCGGCGACGAGAAGCCCGAGGAGGTGCGCCGCGCAACGCCGCAGGAGAAACGCGGGTTGCGCTTCGCGGCGGTGGCCATCCTGCTGTTCACCGCCTGGCTCCTGTGGGGCCTGCTGCCCGCCGATGGATTCCTGCGCGATCCGAAGACCTTCGAGATCCTCCACTCGCCCTTCATGAGCGGCATCGTGGCCCTGATCTTCCTCAGCGCCGCCGTGGCGGGCATCGCCTACGGCATCGGGGCGGGCACCTTCCGTAACGACAGCGATGTGATGAAGGGCATGGCCAAGAGCATGGAAACGCTGGGCAGCTACATCGTGCTGGTGTTCTTCGCCGCACAGTTCGTGGCCTATTTCAACTGGACCAACCTGGGTCTGATCATGGCCATCAAGGGTGCCGCCTTCCTGCAGGCGCTCAACCTCGGCCCCATACCACTGATGCTCGCCTTTGTGCTGGTGGCCGCCATGATCAACCTGGTGATGGGCAGCGCCAGCGCGAAATGGGCCATCATGGCGCCGGTGTTCATCCCCATGTTCATGCTGCTGGGCTACTCGCCGGAATTCACCCAGATGGCCTATCGCGTGGGCGACAGCGTCACCAACATCATCAGCCCGATGATGAGCTACTTCGCCCTGATCGTGGCCTTCATCGCCCGCTACGACAAGAAGGCCGGCATCGGCACGGTGATCAGCACCATGCTGCCCTACAGCGTGGTCTTCCTCATCGGCTGGAGCCTGCTGCTGATCGTTTGGGTGCTGCTGGAACTGCCCATCGGGCCGGGTGCGCCGCTGTACGTGCCGCTCCCCTAG